Proteins encoded in a region of the bacterium genome:
- the hemG gene encoding protoporphyrinogen oxidase, translated as MTHKIGIVGGGVSGLSLAYFLERGDVEADISLLEAADSLGGKVQTDLGPNGEVIERGADSLLLRAGSPLEALLEETGLSSQIISPLQKTFSIQRAGVLHRVPLGMLQGMPKNLMALWRCSLFSLYGKCMATVRGLYDLIFSPSLNGDPSIATTLRSRYGKEVSKYFFETVFGGIHSGNADELSFCALYPDMANRSKSKGGKYHRARFISFKDGMGMLPQALRQNLKRTNIQTNAQIQRVLQTTEGRYRVEFSRGDSAEFDQLVLATPSWVSANLLEELSPVLAEKLSAIQHASSAVVTMVLSEKHVKQSPTGSGYLLSSDEGGYVTGCTYSSEKWDFRRGNDKETLLVRIFFGRNGGVSTVSDEDLLTAAHEEITHKLGYEVAPQYETIARWDRGLPQYACGHAERLEQITAALEPFPRLSIVGTSYRGVGIPDCVKESYRVAHSILNNLRGMDRSCQSSSDRADKDFLRKVEEKKDEEERYGKTVCA; from the coding sequence ATGACGCATAAAATCGGAATTGTTGGCGGGGGTGTCTCTGGCCTCTCCCTGGCCTATTTTCTGGAAAGGGGAGATGTTGAAGCCGATATCTCCCTCCTCGAAGCTGCCGACTCACTTGGAGGTAAAGTTCAGACCGATCTCGGTCCCAATGGGGAGGTGATAGAGAGAGGGGCTGATTCGTTGCTGCTGAGAGCGGGTTCCCCGTTAGAAGCCTTGTTGGAAGAAACCGGGCTATCGAGTCAAATCATTTCACCACTACAGAAAACCTTCTCCATTCAAAGAGCAGGAGTCCTTCATCGGGTTCCTCTAGGAATGCTTCAAGGGATGCCTAAAAACTTGATGGCTCTCTGGCGATGCTCTCTATTTTCGCTGTACGGAAAGTGTATGGCAACGGTGAGAGGGTTGTACGACCTGATTTTCTCGCCATCCCTTAATGGAGATCCCTCGATTGCAACGACTCTTCGAAGCAGATACGGCAAAGAAGTCTCGAAGTATTTCTTCGAGACGGTTTTTGGTGGAATCCACAGCGGAAATGCTGATGAGTTAAGTTTTTGTGCTTTGTATCCAGACATGGCGAATAGAAGCAAGTCGAAGGGAGGAAAGTATCATCGAGCGCGCTTTATCTCGTTTAAAGATGGAATGGGAATGCTTCCTCAGGCATTACGTCAGAATCTGAAACGGACAAACATACAGACGAATGCGCAGATTCAGAGAGTCCTTCAGACGACCGAAGGACGATATCGAGTTGAATTTTCCAGGGGGGACTCAGCGGAATTTGATCAGCTTGTACTAGCAACTCCGTCGTGGGTTTCTGCAAACCTATTGGAGGAGCTCTCGCCCGTTCTTGCGGAAAAATTAAGTGCTATACAGCATGCGTCGTCAGCCGTAGTGACTATGGTGTTGTCGGAAAAGCACGTGAAGCAAAGTCCGACGGGTAGTGGGTATTTACTTTCTTCAGATGAGGGGGGATATGTAACGGGATGTACCTACTCGTCTGAGAAATGGGATTTTCGACGAGGGAATGATAAAGAAACGCTCCTGGTCCGGATATTCTTCGGAAGAAATGGGGGAGTATCTACCGTTTCTGATGAAGATTTATTAACAGCCGCTCACGAGGAGATTACACACAAGCTCGGCTATGAAGTGGCTCCTCAGTATGAGACGATAGCTCGATGGGACAGGGGCTTGCCTCAATATGCATGTGGCCATGCTGAACGGCTAGAGCAGATTACAGCTGCGCTAGAGCCTTTCCCGCGATTAAGCATCGTCGGAACCTCTTATCGAGGCGTCGGAATACCGGACTGTGTGAAGGAGTCATATCGGGTGGCTCATAGTATTTTAAATAATCTTCGAGGGATGGATCGCTCATGCCAGAGCTCTTCAGACCGAGCGGATAAAGATTTTCTGAGGAAAGTCGAGGAGAAAAAGGACGAGGAGGAGAGATATGGGAAGACAGTTTGCGCCTGA
- the hemE gene encoding uroporphyrinogen decarboxylase gives MNDTFLQACRRQPTEYTPVWLMRQAGRYQASYRKIRAKYSMLELCQEPEEVTRVTLLPVEQFGVDSAILFSDITIPFLGMSVDFDIVPGVGPVIEEPIRNPEDVNRLTEFSVDERLPFITQAITLLKKELKIPLIGFAGAPFTLAAYLIEGKPSKDFKHVRQFMYQFPEAWQQLMDHLVKVTVDYLGLQARAGADALQLFDSWVGALHPVAYEQYLLPQMKTLFEEVGKNGVPLIHFGTGTASLLPLMQRAGGDVIGIDWRTPLAESWERLEYRCAVQGNLDPAILFCDQARIRKEVDRILAEVANRPGHIFNLGHGVLPGTPEKNVEFLVDYVHEKSAR, from the coding sequence ATGAATGATACTTTTTTACAAGCATGTCGTCGTCAGCCTACCGAATACACTCCTGTATGGCTGATGAGGCAAGCTGGGCGATATCAAGCGAGCTACCGAAAGATACGGGCGAAGTACTCAATGCTTGAGTTGTGTCAAGAACCTGAAGAGGTCACTCGGGTCACGCTCCTTCCAGTTGAACAGTTTGGAGTTGACTCGGCGATTCTCTTTTCCGATATAACTATCCCGTTCCTTGGGATGAGTGTTGATTTTGATATTGTTCCAGGGGTTGGCCCAGTGATCGAAGAACCAATCCGTAATCCTGAAGATGTGAACCGTCTTACAGAGTTTTCAGTGGACGAGCGGCTTCCTTTTATCACTCAAGCAATTACGCTGCTCAAGAAAGAACTCAAGATTCCCTTGATAGGGTTTGCAGGAGCTCCGTTCACACTGGCTGCTTACCTGATTGAAGGAAAGCCTTCTAAGGACTTTAAGCATGTTCGGCAGTTTATGTATCAATTTCCAGAAGCATGGCAACAGCTCATGGATCACTTAGTGAAGGTAACCGTTGACTATCTCGGTTTACAGGCTCGTGCCGGAGCGGATGCGCTACAGCTTTTTGATAGCTGGGTGGGGGCGCTCCATCCAGTCGCTTATGAGCAATACCTTCTTCCGCAGATGAAGACACTTTTTGAAGAAGTAGGGAAGAATGGGGTGCCGTTAATTCATTTCGGCACAGGAACCGCTTCTCTTCTGCCTCTCATGCAGAGAGCAGGGGGGGATGTGATCGGTATTGATTGGAGAACTCCTCTGGCGGAGAGCTGGGAGCGGCTAGAATATCGATGTGCGGTTCAAGGCAATCTTGATCCTGCAATACTCTTTTGTGATCAAGCGCGCATTCGTAAAGAGGTTGATCGCATTCTTGCCGAAGTAGCAAATCGACCAGGACATATCTTTAATCTCGGACACGGAGTCTTGCCCGGAACACCTGAGAAGAATGTCGAGTTTCTTGTTGACTATGTGCATGAGAAGAGTGCCCGATGA